In the genome of Plasmodium malariae genome assembly, contig: PmUG01_00_44, whole genome shotgun sequence, one region contains:
- the PmUG01_00073600 gene encoding fam-l protein gives MEKKIKSQLFIKIPKFTLLSWICYIYIYMSTFNKYLDENYIYSRKIHGTTYRILSKYKQDKYSNALGLKEEMTNNGMTKKKDISNNMEGYTGKRKHSNGSPSEFKGNCKSYMKKNKCMFETKNYSYFEKKIFKEMDYMDFLKNNKAISKTSYRKIIRKKCVLLFVLPLLMFFLLSVLPIVDLSWGLVDGKALWDAIGFWKILKEWGKSGWLNAVYVSLKESEWFWKPIVSNSSICTTASESCVLGRLFRILIYGLPFLILGITFISRVVYYHRKVKKYERIKFRQR, from the exons atggaaaaaaaaataaagtcacagttatttattaaaattccTAAGTTTACCCTTTTAAGTTggatatgttatatttacatCTATATG agtacatttaataaatacttggatgaaaattacatttatagTAGAAAAATTCATGGAACAACATATCGTATACtgtcaaaatataaacaggataaatattcaaatgcCTTAGGTTTAAAAGAGGAAATGACAAATAATGGAAtgacgaaaaaaaaagatatatctaataatatGGAAGGGTACActggaaaaagaaaacattcAAATGGAAGTCCATCAGAATTTAAAGGAAACTGTAAatcatatatgaaaaaaaataagtgtatgtttgaaacaaaaaattattcctactttgaaaaaaaaatattcaaagaaatGGATTATAtggattttcttaaaaacaacAAGGCAATTAGTAAAACGTCctacagaaaaataatacgtaaaaaatgTGTACTACTATTTGTTTTACCTTTATTAATGTTCTTTTTGTTATCAGTACTGCCCATAGTAGATTTATCGTGGGGTTTGGTAGATGGAAAAGCGTTGTGGGATGCAATAGGATTTTGgaaaattttgaaagaaTGGGGAAAAAGTGGGTGGCTGAATGCAGTATATGTATCGCTGAAAGAGTCGGAATGGTTTTGGAAGCCCATTGTATCAAACTCATCCATCTGTACCACTGCATCTGAATCGTGCGTGTTAGGAAGATTATTTAGAATCCTAATATATGGCTTACCGTTTTTAATATTAGGCATAACCTTTATATCAAGGGTTGTTTATTATCAtagaaaagttaaaaaatatgaaagaatAAAGTTCAGACAAAGATAA